In a single window of the Streptomyces sp. CGMCC 4.7035 genome:
- a CDS encoding MCE family protein — protein MTQRIPVRRALALLTALAVVAALAVVLWPRSETVRVTAYFPRTVGIYPGSDVRVLGVRVGEVKRITPEGGRVRVELEYDKGRRVPADARAAIINSSVVSDRYVQLLPVYRKGPVLRDGAVIPESRTAVPVELDRIFDSLHTTAEALGPKGANKEGSLSRLLGVSADNLEGQGAHLNQTVEDLSQAVTTLSDGRGDLFGTVRNLQVFTAALAADDKSVRSFNESLADVAKQLAGERGDLAAALEHLGAALGDVSDFVKSNKKSLTSDVKGLSKVTKVLVTQRAALEELLDVAPTGLSNLQNAYNPSAGTLDTRDNPQSPQDPASLLCSLLKTTGDEGGRNPDCEELRKLFDSLPELPAVPAGTGTVDRTLGGILGATA, from the coding sequence ATGACGCAACGCATCCCTGTCCGACGGGCCCTGGCCCTGCTCACCGCGCTCGCGGTCGTCGCCGCGCTCGCCGTCGTGCTGTGGCCGCGCTCCGAAACCGTCCGCGTCACGGCGTACTTCCCGCGCACCGTCGGCATCTACCCCGGCTCGGACGTCCGCGTCCTCGGCGTCCGTGTCGGCGAGGTCAAGAGGATCACGCCGGAGGGCGGCCGGGTGCGGGTGGAGCTGGAGTACGACAAGGGGCGCAGGGTCCCCGCGGACGCGCGGGCCGCCATCATCAACTCCTCGGTGGTCAGCGACCGTTATGTGCAGCTGCTGCCGGTGTACCGCAAGGGCCCGGTGCTGCGGGACGGCGCCGTCATCCCCGAGTCCCGCACCGCCGTCCCTGTCGAGCTGGACCGGATCTTCGACAGCCTGCACACCACCGCCGAGGCGCTCGGCCCGAAGGGCGCGAACAAGGAGGGCTCCCTGTCGCGGCTGCTCGGGGTGAGCGCGGACAACCTTGAAGGCCAGGGCGCGCACCTCAACCAGACGGTCGAGGACCTCTCGCAGGCGGTCACCACGCTGTCCGACGGACGGGGCGACCTGTTCGGCACCGTACGAAACCTTCAGGTGTTCACGGCGGCACTGGCGGCCGACGACAAGAGCGTGCGGTCGTTCAACGAGAGCCTCGCCGACGTGGCGAAGCAGCTCGCCGGGGAGCGCGGGGACCTCGCGGCGGCGCTCGAGCACCTGGGCGCGGCACTCGGGGACGTGTCCGACTTCGTGAAGAGCAACAAGAAATCCCTGACCTCGGACGTCAAGGGCCTCAGCAAGGTCACCAAGGTCCTGGTCACCCAACGGGCCGCGCTGGAGGAGCTGTTGGACGTCGCCCCCACGGGTCTGTCGAATCTGCAGAACGCCTACAACCCGTCCGCCGGCACGCTCGACACCCGCGACAACCCGCAGAGCCCGCAGGACCCCGCGTCCCTGCTGTGCTCCCTGCTCAAGACGACCGGGGACGAGGGCGGCAGGAACCCCGACTGCGAGGAGCTGCGCAAGCTCTTCGACTCGCTGCCCGAGCTGCCGGCCGTCCCCGCGGGGACGGGCACGGTCGACCGGACCCTCGGCGGAATCCTGGGGGCCACAGCATGA